The DNA region TTTAGCTTAGATTTCCAGGAATTTGGAATATCACTGTAACCGTAATAAGCACCTCCTAATTGTCCAAAAATAGCGGCAGTAGTATCTGCATCATCTCCTAGATTTACTGCCATTAATGCACCTTCTCCAAATGAAGAACTACGATGAAATACCCATAAAGCTGCTTCTATAGATTCGGTTATATTAAGTGTTCCCCTTATTTCTGAAAGATTTTTTTTTGCATATGAACCTTTAGCAATAGTATCTATTAATTTATCTAAAGGATTATTTTCCCATAATTTTGATTCATAACTTAAAATAGATTCTTTATCTTTACCTTGAAGAGCCTTAACAATCATCGATCCATAAAGCCTACATGCATCTATGCAAATAGGATTATTATGAGTTGATTTTGAACTGTCCCCAGATTTAGCTATTGCCTCCATTAAGTTATCTGAATAAAAAAGTGGTATAGGTGATAATCTCATCAATGCACCATTTGTAGCTTGGTCTTTTACAGGCTTTGGAATTCCTGATTCTTTATAATTTGTTATTGCTAATCGAGCTGTTGGACCACAACCATATCCCCAATCTTTACAACTTAGGTAACCTTCAAATAACCATTCTGAAAAACGATCAAGTTGATCATTTATATCAAATTCTTTTTTGGTAATAAGACTATCTGCAATACATAACGCTTGAGAGGTATCATCAGTCCAAAATGTATCATCTTGCATATCCATTATTCTTTCAAATGAACCCCTAGATTTTCCTTCTACTAAGCTACCCAGCTGATCTCCAATAGCTAAACCAACAATTGATCCCATCCATTTATTTATCGAGGGTAATTTATTATTTGAATCTTTTTTCATATTAAAATTTGTAATTTATAAATATATTAATATAGTTTTTTTTTATATGTTGCATAAATATTAAAATCATTAAATAAATTACTAATTTATTAAT from Dehalococcoidia bacterium includes:
- a CDS encoding ADP-ribosylglycohydrolase family protein, coding for MKKDSNNKLPSINKWMGSIVGLAIGDQLGSLVEGKSRGSFERIMDMQDDTFWTDDTSQALCIADSLITKKEFDINDQLDRFSEWLFEGYLSCKDWGYGCGPTARLAITNYKESGIPKPVKDQATNGALMRLSPIPLFYSDNLMEAIAKSGDSSKSTHNNPICIDACRLYGSMIVKALQGKDKESILSYESKLWENNPLDKLIDTIAKGSYAKKNLSEIRGTLNITESIEAALWVFHRSSSFGEGALMAVNLGDDADTTAAIFGQLGGAYYGYSDIPNSWKSKLKNRDLVEFIAKKLYEVKNSI